The DNA window CCACGCCGCAGCACGCGTCCCGGTCTCGAAGTTGTCGGATGCAACGGTCCCGCCGAACGGGAGCTCCATATGCGTGTGAACATCGATTGACCCCGGGGTCACAAGTTTGCCGGTCGCGTCGATAACAGTGTCCGCCGACGGTTCAAGATCGTGCGATCCGGAGGCCGCAATCGCAACAATTTTTTCCCCATCGATCAGCAGGTCGGCTTTCATAGTGTCGATGGCCGTGACGATCGTGCCACCCTTGATGAGCGTTTTCATGTGTCTCTCCTGGGTCCTGCGGTTCTAGTCAACTTCTCGGATCGCCGCAACGAGAATGGCCGCCCCTTCGTCCATCTCCTCGTCGGTGATACTCAGCGGTGGAGCGATGCGTAATACGTTGCCATACAACCCACCCTTGCCAACGAGAAGACCACGATCCTTGCAAGCTTCGAGCAGAGCCGAAGACTTGCCGGCGTCCGGTTCGTTCGAACCGGACTTCACAGTCTCGATTGCGAGCATCAGACCCTTGCCACGCAGCTCCGCAATCCATTCCGTTTCATCGACCACAGGTTCCAGAACGCGCCGTAGACGCTCCCCCTGCTTCAGGCTATTCCCCTGCAGGTCGTGCTTTATGAGATAGTCAAGATTCGCAAGTGCTCCCGCTGAAACGAGTGGGTTTCCTCCGAAGGTCGAAATGCTGTTGGCGCCCATAGAATCCATGATTTCGGCCGTCGTCACGACTCCGCCGATAGCTAGGCCGTTGCCGACCCCCTTCGCAAAAGTCATGATGTCGGGTGTCATGTTGTGGGCTTGGTAGCCCCACAGGTGCTCGCCGGTACGCCCCCAACCAGTCTGGACTTCGTCTGAGATGAACAGGATCCCGTACCGGTCGAGCACTTTCTTGAACTCACCGAAAAACCCATCAGGCGGGGTGGCAAACCCACCAACTCCTTGGATGGGTTCGGCAATCATGCATGCGACGGTGCCAGACGTCATCATGTCTATGACCTGTTCAAGATCCTCCACGCATGCCGCGGTGTAGCTCGCGTCGTCCATGTGACGGAACGGACTCCGCAGCCGATACGGACCCTGTACAAAGTTGACCTTCAAACCGGTGTAACTAGTCGGCGACCACGACCGATGGCTCGTCAGCGAGACGGCGGTGAACGATCTTCCGTGGTAACTGTTGCGGATCGCCAACACCTCGTTCGATCCACGGTACGAGGTAGCCAGCATGATCGCGGCGTCGTTCGCTTCGGTCCCGGAAGGTGTAAAGAAGACGCGGGCGTCTTCGATGCCTGACATCTCGGCGATCCGCTCGGCAAGGGTCACCATCTCGTCAGACAGATACAGCGTTGAGGTGTGGAGCATCTTGGCTGCCTGTTCCTGTATGGCTTTCACAACCTCTGGCACGTTGTACCCGGTCATCGTGGTGAGGATTCCCCCAAAGAAATCGAGGTACTTGTTGCCCTCAATGTCCCAGACATGCCGACCTTCGCCATGTGAAATCGCAATCGGCTCTTCGTAATACAGCGCCAGCCATGACGGCATAACGGCCCTGTGCCGGGCAAGCAGCTCAGCGTGTGTTGTCATGCCTAACCCTCGGTAAGCGAACCATACGCATCCGGCCTCCGGTCGCGGTAGAAAGCCCATTGGTTGCGGGTTTCCGCAATGAGATCCAGATCGAGGTCACGGATGACCAATTCGGCGTTTTGGTCGGATGCGGTGCCGTCGACGAACTGCCCGCGTGGATTTGCGAAATACGACGTTCCGTAAAAGTCATTGTCACCGAGTGATTCGATTCCGACCCTGTTGATTGCGCCCACGAAATACATATTCGCCGCTGCCGACGCCGTCTGCTCCAACTGCCAGAGATACGAAGACAATCCACGGCTGGTAGCCGAAGGGTTGAACACGATCTCGGCACCTGCAAGGCCCAGTGCCCGCCACCCCTCCGGAAAATGCCGGTCGTAGCAAATGTATACGGCTACCTTGCCAACGGCGGTCTCGAAGATTGGATACCCCAGGTTGCCCGGCCGGAAGTAGAACTTCTCCCAGAACCCTTTGACCTGCGGGATGTGGGTCTTGCGGTACTTACCGAGGTAGGTGCCGTCAGCGTCAATCACCG is part of the Acidobacteriota bacterium genome and encodes:
- a CDS encoding aspartate aminotransferase family protein; protein product: MTTHAELLARHRAVMPSWLALYYEEPIAISHGEGRHVWDIEGNKYLDFFGGILTTMTGYNVPEVVKAIQEQAAKMLHTSTLYLSDEMVTLAERIAEMSGIEDARVFFTPSGTEANDAAIMLATSYRGSNEVLAIRNSYHGRSFTAVSLTSHRSWSPTSYTGLKVNFVQGPYRLRSPFRHMDDASYTAACVEDLEQVIDMMTSGTVACMIAEPIQGVGGFATPPDGFFGEFKKVLDRYGILFISDEVQTGWGRTGEHLWGYQAHNMTPDIMTFAKGVGNGLAIGGVVTTAEIMDSMGANSISTFGGNPLVSAGALANLDYLIKHDLQGNSLKQGERLRRVLEPVVDETEWIAELRGKGLMLAIETVKSGSNEPDAGKSSALLEACKDRGLLVGKGGLYGNVLRIAPPLSITDEEMDEGAAILVAAIREVD
- a CDS encoding acyltransferase encodes the protein MSRVIRAAILQTEWTGDKESMIDVHEKYAREAAAEGAQVMCFQELFYGPYFCQVQETEYYDYAEAIPDGPTTKRFQALAKELNMVLVLPMYELEQPGFLYNTAAVIDADGTYLGKYRKTHIPQVKGFWEKFYFRPGNLGYPIFETAVGKVAVYICYDRHFPEGWRALGLAGAEIVFNPSATSRGLSSYLWQLEQTASAAANMYFVGAINRVGIESLGDNDFYGTSYFANPRGQFVDGTASDQNAELVIRDLDLDLIAETRNQWAFYRDRRPDAYGSLTEG
- a CDS encoding dihydropyrimidinase; translated protein: MKTLIKGGTIVTAIDTMKADLLIDGEKIVAIAASGSHDLEPSADTVIDATGKLVTPGSIDVHTHMELPFGGTVASDNFETGTRAAAW